Below is a window of bacterium DNA.
CGGCGAGCTTGATCGCCTCGCCGCCTGGCGTCAGCTCGATCTTGGCGGCCGTGTCGGCCACCTGCTTGATCATCACCGCGATCTTCATCTCGCTCCTTGGATCGACGCCCGCGGCCGGCTAGGAGGCCTCCTCCAGCGCCAGTTCACGGGCGATCACGAGGTGCTGCACCTCGCTGGTGCCTTCGTAGATCTCGAGCACGCGGGCGTCGCGGAAGAGCCGCTCCACCTTGAAGTCCCTGAGGTAACCGTAGCCGCCGTGCACCTGCACGGCCTTTTCGGCGCAGAAGACGGCCGCGCGGCTCGCGTAGAGCTTGGCCATCGACGCCGCCATGGCCACGGACCGGCCCGCGGCCTGCTCGACCGCGGCGCGATAGGTGAGCAGCCGGGCGGCCTCCACCTGCAGCGCCATCTCGACGAGCTGCCACTGAACGGACTGGAAGCGGCCGATCGGCGAGCCGAACTGCTCGCGCTGGCCCGCGTAGCGCCGCGCCTCCGCGAGCGCGGCGCCCGCGACGCCCAGGCTCTGGGCCGCGATGCCGATGCGCCCCGCATCGAGCATGCCGAGAGCGATCTTGAGGCCCTGGCCCGGCTCGCCGAGCAAGGCCGACTCCGGCAGCAGCGCATCCTCCAGGGTGACCATCACCGTGGAGGAGGCGTTCAGCCCCATCTTCCGCTCCTCGGGCCCGCAGTGCACGCCCTCGGTCCGGAAATCGAGGATGAAGGCGCTGATCCCCCGCGTGCCGGCGCTCGGATCGCTGACCGCGTAGAGGATGCCGAAGTCCGCGTGCGCGCCGTTCGTGATGAAGGCCTTGCTTCCGCTGAGCCGCCAACCGCCGGCCACCGCCTCGGCGCGGCAGCGCAGGCTGGCCGCGTCGCTGCCCGCGCCCGGCTCCGTAAGCAGGTAGGCGCCGAGCGTCCGCCCCGCCGCGGCATCCGGCAGCCACTGCCGCCGCTGCGCGTCGCTCCCGTAGCGCAGGAGGGTTCCGTTGGCCAGCGTGTTGTGCACGGAGAGGATCACGCAGGTCGAAGCGCAGGCCTTGGCGATCTCCTCGAGGACGAGAATGTAGGACAGGCTGTCCAGTCCCGCGCCGCCGTATTCCGCCGGCACGGTGATGCCCATCAGGCCGAGCGTGGCCGCCTTGCGCAGGATGTCCGCCGGGAAGGCCTTCTCGGCGTCCAGACGCGCCGCGACCGGCTCGATCTCGCCCTGCGCGAAGTCCCGCGCCATGTCGCGGATCATGCGCTGCTGCTCGGTGAGCTGGAAGTCCATCGGCGAGTCCCGTCTAGCGCGCGGCCAGGAAGTGCAGTCGAAACGGAGTCGGCAGTCTAGTCGAAGGCGCGGCCCTACTCAAGACCAAAGGCCGCGCCGGCGGCGGCCAGGCGCTGGAGCAGATCCAGCGTGATGCGTCGCGTCGCGCCCCAGATGATCTCGTCCTCCCAGCACCAGGCCGGCGCGCGCAGGCGGCGCTCCGGCAGCGCGATCTCCACCTCGCGGCTCTGCGCGGGGTCGGCGAGCCAGGCCAGCGGCACCTGGAAGACCTGCGCCACCTCGGCCGGACTTGCGGTGCCGTAGT
It encodes the following:
- a CDS encoding acyl-CoA dehydrogenase, with the translated sequence MDFQLTEQQRMIRDMARDFAQGEIEPVAARLDAEKAFPADILRKAATLGLMGITVPAEYGGAGLDSLSYILVLEEIAKACASTCVILSVHNTLANGTLLRYGSDAQRRQWLPDAAAGRTLGAYLLTEPGAGSDAASLRCRAEAVAGGWRLSGSKAFITNGAHADFGILYAVSDPSAGTRGISAFILDFRTEGVHCGPEERKMGLNASSTVMVTLEDALLPESALLGEPGQGLKIALGMLDAGRIGIAAQSLGVAGAALAEARRYAGQREQFGSPIGRFQSVQWQLVEMALQVEAARLLTYRAAVEQAAGRSVAMAASMAKLYASRAAVFCAEKAVQVHGGYGYLRDFKVERLFRDARVLEIYEGTSEVQHLVIARELALEEAS